A part of Haloarchaeobius sp. HME9146 genomic DNA contains:
- a CDS encoding alpha/beta hydrolase, giving the protein MTGDQHRRRFLTTLGAVTATSLAGCSSGSSTDDQPATTDATDTATPDDTTGQSGTDTPGTGERQKDGGETATTTEPHTVEFESPAGTTVTGTLAGRGDCGVVFVPQIDLDRESWRPQLERFAAAGHHVLAIDEGERKTAAVRGAVQYLQSAHGIQQLVLVGASSGGEAVVEAAAAELAVDAVAALSPAGGSDAAGSLDARLLVVVSDGDEDRFVRTATDIYEGAAEPKELVTYDGATHGQGLFESEHRDRLRQTLDEFVTTACGDA; this is encoded by the coding sequence ATGACCGGCGACCAGCACAGACGACGCTTCCTCACCACGCTCGGGGCGGTCACCGCGACCAGCCTCGCGGGCTGCTCCAGCGGGAGTTCGACGGACGACCAGCCAGCCACGACCGACGCCACCGACACTGCGACCCCCGACGACACGACGGGGCAGAGCGGCACGGACACGCCAGGGACCGGCGAGCGACAGAAAGACGGGGGCGAGACGGCGACGACGACGGAACCCCACACTGTCGAGTTCGAGTCGCCGGCGGGAACGACGGTGACCGGGACGCTCGCGGGCCGCGGGGACTGCGGCGTCGTCTTCGTTCCACAGATCGACCTGGACCGCGAGAGCTGGCGGCCACAGCTAGAGCGATTCGCGGCTGCCGGCCACCACGTGCTCGCCATCGACGAGGGCGAGCGAAAGACGGCGGCGGTCAGGGGGGCGGTCCAGTACCTCCAGTCGGCCCACGGTATCCAGCAGCTCGTGCTCGTGGGCGCGAGCTCCGGCGGCGAAGCGGTCGTCGAGGCCGCTGCAGCCGAGCTGGCGGTCGATGCGGTCGCAGCGCTCTCGCCCGCTGGCGGCAGCGACGCGGCGGGGTCTCTCGACGCGCGCCTGCTCGTGGTCGTCAGCGACGGCGACGAGGACCGGTTCGTCCGGACCGCGACGGACATCTACGAGGGCGCGGCGGAACCGAAGGAACTCGTGACCTACGACGGGGCGACCCATGGACAGGGTCTCTTCGAGAGCGAGCACCGTGACCGGCTGCGCCAGACCCTCGACGAGTTCGTCACGACGGCCTGCGGCGACGCCTGA